A window of Fictibacillus halophilus contains these coding sequences:
- a CDS encoding acyl-CoA carboxylase subunit beta — MDIYDKINELYEKKTEIELGGGDDRIDKQHERGKLTARERIDLLLDEGTFVELNPFMEHRSHDFGLSGMKAPGEGVVTGYGKIHGRPIYLFAQDFTVFGGALGEMHAKKIAAVMDLAAKNGTPFIGLNDSGGARIQEGVMSLDGYGHIFYRNSIYSGVIPQISVIMGPCAGGAVYSPAITDFVFMVEKTSQMFITGPKVIETVTGEKISSEDLGGAEVHGSKSGNAHFTAPSESEVLEDVRRLISYLPQNNKERTPVLPWGDEEDDRPELTEIIPFDSTRPYDVRTVIQEVVDKDSFMEVHAQFARNIVVGFARIKGEVIGLVCNQPKVMAGGLDIDSSDKASRFIRLCDSFNIPIITFEDVTGFFPGVKQEHGGIIRHGAKILYAYSEATVPKITIILRKAYGGAYVALNSKSIGADLVFAWPNAEIAVMGPQGAANIIFAKEIERSEDPEATRAAKIEEYRTKFANPYIAAANGMVDDVIDPRETRIKCIQALDMLRNKSEDRPYKKHGNIPL; from the coding sequence ATGGACATCTATGACAAAATCAATGAACTTTATGAAAAGAAAACAGAGATTGAATTAGGCGGCGGTGATGACCGCATTGATAAGCAGCATGAACGGGGAAAGTTAACGGCACGAGAACGCATCGATCTTTTACTTGATGAAGGAACGTTTGTTGAACTAAATCCCTTCATGGAGCACCGTTCACATGACTTTGGCCTTTCTGGTATGAAAGCGCCAGGAGAAGGTGTAGTGACGGGCTACGGAAAGATTCATGGCCGTCCCATTTATTTGTTTGCTCAAGATTTTACGGTATTTGGCGGAGCACTTGGAGAGATGCACGCAAAAAAAATCGCTGCAGTGATGGATCTTGCAGCTAAGAACGGAACTCCTTTTATCGGGTTGAACGATTCTGGAGGTGCTCGTATACAAGAAGGTGTCATGTCACTTGATGGCTATGGTCATATTTTTTATCGAAACAGCATCTATTCTGGTGTGATTCCTCAAATCTCCGTTATTATGGGACCATGTGCAGGGGGAGCGGTGTATTCTCCAGCGATCACAGATTTTGTGTTTATGGTGGAAAAAACAAGTCAGATGTTTATTACAGGACCAAAAGTAATCGAGACTGTAACAGGGGAAAAGATTTCCTCTGAAGATCTAGGCGGCGCTGAAGTTCATGGATCTAAGAGTGGGAACGCACATTTTACAGCACCATCTGAATCAGAAGTGTTAGAAGATGTTCGACGTTTAATCTCTTACCTTCCGCAGAATAATAAAGAGAGAACGCCAGTCTTACCTTGGGGAGATGAAGAGGATGATCGCCCAGAACTTACAGAGATCATTCCATTCGATTCCACGAGGCCTTATGATGTAAGAACGGTTATCCAAGAAGTGGTAGATAAGGATTCATTCATGGAAGTTCATGCTCAATTTGCAAGAAATATAGTTGTAGGTTTTGCAAGGATAAAGGGTGAAGTGATAGGATTAGTATGTAATCAGCCAAAAGTCATGGCTGGAGGACTAGACATTGATTCTTCAGATAAAGCATCGCGATTTATCCGTTTATGTGACTCTTTCAATATTCCAATCATCACGTTTGAGGATGTAACAGGATTCTTTCCAGGAGTAAAACAAGAGCATGGCGGCATTATCCGTCATGGAGCAAAGATTCTTTATGCTTACTCAGAGGCAACTGTTCCAAAGATAACGATTATTCTTCGAAAAGCATATGGCGGTGCATATGTAGCTTTAAACAGTAAATCTATCGGAGCAGATTTAGTATTTGCATGGCCGAATGCAGAGATTGCTGTTATGGGGCCACAGGGAGCTGCGAATATCATCTTTGCCAAAGAAATCGAACGAAGCGAAGATCCTGAAGCGACGAGGGCCGCTAAGATTGAAGAGTATCGTACGAAATTTGCTAACCCTTACATCGCTGCTGCAAACGGGATGGTGGATGATGTTATTGATCCGAGAGAAACGAGAATCAAGTGTATTCAGGCGCTTGACATGCTGCGCAACAAGAGCGAAGACAGACCTTACAAAAAGCATGGAAACATACCACTATAA
- a CDS encoding M20/M25/M40 family metallo-hydrolase has translation MVNADRLLNEFLELVQIDSETRHEKEISIVLKKKFEELGVEVYEDDAESTTEHAAGNLICTLKGNKEGVDTIYFTSHMDTVTPGNGIKPSIKDGYVVTDGTTILGADDKAGLAAMFEAIKVLKENNISHGDIQFIITVGEESGLVGAKAMDASKITAKYGFALDSDGPVGDIIVAAPTQAKVRAKIYGKSAHAGVAPEKGVSAITIAAKAIARMPLGRIDEETTANIGHFHGGGTGEQTNIVCDTVFVLAEARSLINEKMEVQTAKMKEAYESAAAELGGRAEVEIEVMYPGFKFGEGDHVVEVAKKAAEKIGRPHRLLHSGGGSDANIIAGHGIPTVNLAVGYEEIHTTNERMPIEELTKTAEMVLAVIEITAGE, from the coding sequence ATGGTAAATGCAGACCGTTTGTTAAACGAATTTTTAGAGCTTGTTCAGATCGACTCAGAGACTAGACATGAAAAAGAGATCTCAATCGTTCTTAAAAAGAAATTTGAAGAGCTCGGAGTTGAAGTCTATGAAGATGATGCTGAATCAACAACAGAGCACGCAGCAGGAAATTTAATCTGTACGTTAAAAGGAAATAAAGAAGGCGTTGACACGATCTATTTCACTTCTCATATGGATACAGTTACTCCTGGTAACGGGATCAAACCTTCTATAAAAGACGGATATGTAGTAACGGATGGAACTACGATTCTTGGAGCGGATGACAAAGCAGGTCTTGCTGCTATGTTTGAAGCGATTAAAGTGCTAAAAGAAAACAACATTTCTCATGGTGATATTCAATTTATCATTACGGTAGGAGAGGAATCTGGATTAGTTGGAGCAAAGGCGATGGACGCGTCTAAAATCACAGCAAAATACGGTTTTGCTCTAGACAGTGACGGACCGGTTGGAGATATTATTGTAGCCGCTCCTACACAGGCAAAAGTTCGAGCAAAGATCTATGGTAAATCGGCACATGCAGGTGTGGCTCCTGAAAAAGGAGTGTCAGCCATCACGATTGCAGCGAAAGCGATCGCTCGCATGCCGCTTGGCAGAATTGATGAAGAAACGACAGCAAACATCGGCCATTTTCATGGTGGAGGTACAGGAGAGCAAACAAATATCGTTTGTGACACTGTGTTCGTCCTTGCTGAAGCTCGTTCATTGATCAACGAGAAAATGGAAGTTCAAACAGCAAAAATGAAAGAAGCTTATGAATCAGCTGCTGCAGAATTAGGCGGACGTGCAGAAGTTGAGATCGAAGTGATGTATCCTGGGTTTAAGTTTGGTGAAGGTGATCATGTTGTAGAAGTGGCTAAAAAAGCTGCTGAGAAGATCGGACGTCCACACAGACTTCTTCATAGTGGTGGCGGAAGTGATGCGAACATTATCGCGGGTCACGGTATTCCAACTGTAAATCTAGCTGTAGGTTACGAAGAGATTCATACAACGAATGAAAGAATGCCGATTGAGGAATTGACGAAGACCGCAGAAATGGTACTTGCGGTTATCGAAATAACAGCTGGCGAATAA
- the namA gene encoding NADPH dehydrogenase NamA encodes MQPLLFQPLTIRDVTLKNRIVMSPMCMYSCYEQDGIVTPWHMTHYTSRAMGQTGLIMTEAAAVSPQGRISAEDLGIWDDSHVEGLSKLVSAIQENGSKAAIQIAHAGRKAMIDGPIIAPSAIAFSEKMKTPEEMSLQQIEETVNQFRSAAKRAKAAGFDVIEIHGAHGYLINEFLSPLSNRRSDFYGGSQENRYRFLQEIIAAVRLEWEGPLFVRISANDYHPEGNTPEDFVTYSKWMKEDGVDLIDCSSGAVVPAKIPTFPGYQVSFADKIKNEAEIATAAVGLITTGRQAEEILQNKRADLIFIGREFLKDPYWPRSAAQDLGTEIESPKQYERGW; translated from the coding sequence ATTCAACCGTTATTGTTTCAACCATTGACAATCCGTGACGTAACGTTAAAAAACCGGATCGTAATGTCACCTATGTGTATGTATTCTTGTTACGAACAAGATGGAATTGTTACCCCTTGGCATATGACTCATTATACGTCCAGAGCAATGGGTCAAACCGGGCTTATCATGACAGAAGCAGCAGCCGTTAGCCCTCAAGGAAGAATAAGTGCTGAAGACTTAGGAATCTGGGATGACAGCCATGTAGAAGGTCTGTCTAAACTCGTTTCAGCCATTCAAGAAAATGGCTCAAAAGCAGCGATTCAGATCGCCCATGCAGGTCGTAAAGCTATGATAGACGGGCCGATTATTGCCCCTTCTGCTATTGCTTTTTCTGAAAAGATGAAGACTCCAGAAGAAATGTCACTTCAGCAGATCGAAGAGACAGTGAATCAATTTAGAAGTGCGGCAAAAAGAGCGAAGGCAGCAGGTTTTGATGTGATTGAGATCCACGGAGCTCACGGATATTTGATTAATGAGTTCCTTTCACCTCTGTCCAACAGAAGAAGTGATTTTTATGGAGGCAGTCAAGAAAATCGCTACCGATTTTTACAAGAGATCATTGCTGCTGTCAGACTAGAATGGGAAGGTCCGCTGTTTGTTCGTATATCAGCGAATGATTATCATCCAGAAGGAAATACACCAGAAGATTTTGTAACCTATTCGAAGTGGATGAAAGAAGACGGGGTCGATCTTATCGACTGTAGTTCAGGAGCTGTTGTACCAGCGAAGATTCCAACGTTCCCTGGTTATCAAGTTTCTTTTGCAGACAAAATTAAAAACGAAGCTGAAATTGCAACAGCAGCTGTTGGTTTGATCACAACAGGTAGGCAGGCAGAAGAAATCTTACAAAACAAACGAGCTGATCTTATTTTTATCGGTCGAGAGTTTTTGAAAGATCCGTATTGGCCTCGATCAGCAGCACAAGATCTCGGAACAGAGATCGAAAGTCCAAAACAATATGAACGTGGTTGGTAA
- a CDS encoding DNA polymerase IV, which yields MLQSPGSKRRIIFHVDMNSFYASVEMAENPDLRGKPVAVAGNVEERKGIIVTCSYEAREKGVRTTMPLWQARKLCPNLVVVPPDFETYKMYSSRMFQLLQEYTEKVEPVSIDEGYMDVTDCQEPLEMAKEIQSRLLNELNLPSSIGIGPNKFLAKTASDMKKPLGITVLRKRDLREKLWPLKVGEMHGIGKKTEEKLNKYGIMTIKDLADAVDYELKVRFGINGIKMKERANGIDTRPVDPSAASDYRSIGSSTTLSEDLVSVTESEAVFKKLAEKVSSRLKTKGYVALTLAITIRYSDRKTITRSKMLANGTQHSIDIQKSAVELFRRHWNHEPVRLLGITATEVVEKDQATYQLDLFSVEKNEKDALLHDVLSSIERKHGEGIIKKGKK from the coding sequence GTGCTTCAGTCTCCTGGGTCTAAAAGAAGAATCATATTTCATGTGGACATGAACAGCTTCTACGCTTCAGTAGAAATGGCTGAAAACCCTGATCTTCGAGGAAAGCCAGTTGCGGTAGCAGGAAATGTAGAAGAACGAAAAGGGATCATCGTAACATGCAGTTATGAAGCGAGGGAAAAAGGTGTTAGAACAACGATGCCACTTTGGCAAGCTAGAAAGCTTTGTCCCAATCTTGTTGTTGTACCCCCAGACTTTGAAACATACAAAATGTATTCATCACGCATGTTTCAGCTTCTGCAGGAATATACAGAAAAGGTAGAGCCTGTTTCCATCGATGAAGGCTATATGGATGTGACAGACTGCCAAGAACCACTTGAAATGGCAAAAGAGATTCAATCAAGGTTATTGAATGAGCTGAATCTGCCATCATCGATCGGAATCGGTCCTAATAAATTTCTAGCTAAAACAGCTTCCGATATGAAGAAACCGCTCGGAATCACTGTTCTTAGAAAGAGAGATCTCAGAGAGAAGCTTTGGCCGCTAAAAGTGGGGGAAATGCACGGAATCGGCAAGAAAACCGAAGAAAAGTTAAACAAATATGGCATCATGACAATAAAAGATCTGGCAGATGCCGTAGATTATGAACTAAAGGTTCGTTTTGGAATCAATGGTATCAAGATGAAAGAAAGAGCAAACGGCATCGATACGCGTCCAGTTGATCCAAGTGCTGCCAGTGATTATCGGTCGATTGGCAGTTCTACGACATTGAGTGAAGATCTTGTCTCTGTTACGGAATCAGAAGCTGTTTTTAAGAAGCTCGCGGAAAAAGTATCGTCTCGGCTTAAAACAAAAGGGTATGTAGCACTAACCCTCGCGATCACCATTCGCTATAGCGATCGTAAAACGATTACGAGAAGCAAGATGCTCGCAAACGGAACACAGCATTCAATAGATATCCAAAAATCAGCGGTCGAGCTCTTTCGCAGACATTGGAATCATGAACCTGTTCGTCTATTAGGTATAACTGCTACAGAGGTAGTGGAAAAAGATCAAGCTACTTATCAGCTTGATCTGTTCTCTGTCGAAAAGAACGAAAAAGATGCTCTCCTTCACGATGTATTGTCCTCTATTGAGAGAAAGCATGGAGAAGGCATCATAAAAAAGGGAAAAAAGTAA
- a CDS encoding MarR family transcriptional regulator, with amino-acid sequence MSQLSDMHMMVNYMRGVYKVLEEDWQKAAKAIGLTQAEQHILWIVSLEEDITISKIAYYGLWDVSTVMQVIKRLKDKGYVRLEKKNDDRRISYVYLTDEGMVKHKESTSFNCQIYGFLQKWMEDESKKEFYRDLIQLHKDLNKHFHGEEFVEWVEDTGKRLHKTR; translated from the coding sequence ATGAGTCAACTATCTGACATGCATATGATGGTCAATTATATGCGTGGCGTTTATAAAGTTTTAGAAGAAGATTGGCAGAAAGCAGCGAAAGCCATTGGATTAACTCAAGCCGAGCAACATATTTTATGGATTGTTTCACTTGAAGAAGACATTACGATCTCTAAGATCGCTTATTACGGATTGTGGGATGTATCTACAGTTATGCAAGTGATCAAACGACTAAAAGATAAAGGCTATGTGAGATTAGAGAAAAAGAACGATGACCGCCGAATATCTTATGTTTATTTAACAGATGAAGGTATGGTAAAACATAAAGAGTCCACGAGCTTCAACTGTCAAATATACGGCTTTCTTCAAAAATGGATGGAAGATGAAAGTAAAAAAGAATTCTATCGAGATCTGATTCAATTACATAAAGATTTAAACAAGCATTTTCATGGTGAAGAATTTGTTGAATGGGTAGAAGATACTGGTAAGCGGCTTCACAAGACAAGGTAG
- the proC gene encoding pyrroline-5-carboxylate reductase yields the protein MGTEKITFIGAGSMAEAIMEGLIKKEKWQADLITIKNRSNTQRVNDLQVKYGVVPASTIEEAVVGADIIILAVKPKDAQNAVNNIKPFVKSHQLIISVMAGISTETLTNWLHLHNPVMRAMPNTSASIGHSATALSSGIYAEQSHIEKSLELFETIGTVTLVPEEKLHIVTGLSGSGPAYVYYIAEAMQKAAEELNLSEEEAKTLISQTLLGASLMLKQTTDSPIELRRKVTSPGGTTEAGIGKLEQYGVQDAFLACIKKAVKRSEELGRMN from the coding sequence GTGGGAACAGAAAAAATAACGTTTATTGGTGCCGGATCGATGGCTGAGGCCATTATGGAAGGATTGATCAAAAAAGAAAAATGGCAAGCTGATTTGATTACGATAAAAAATCGAAGTAATACACAACGAGTGAATGATCTTCAAGTAAAGTATGGTGTAGTACCGGCTTCAACGATAGAAGAAGCAGTCGTTGGTGCTGACATTATCATTCTTGCCGTGAAGCCAAAAGATGCGCAAAATGCGGTAAATAACATCAAGCCGTTTGTTAAGAGTCACCAGCTGATCATTTCCGTCATGGCAGGCATATCCACTGAAACACTTACAAATTGGCTTCATCTTCATAACCCTGTCATGAGAGCGATGCCAAATACATCCGCATCGATCGGACATTCTGCAACTGCACTCTCCTCAGGAATATATGCAGAGCAATCGCATATTGAGAAATCACTTGAACTGTTTGAGACGATTGGAACGGTTACTCTTGTCCCTGAAGAAAAACTTCATATCGTTACAGGCCTCTCTGGAAGCGGTCCTGCCTATGTTTACTATATCGCTGAAGCCATGCAAAAAGCGGCTGAAGAATTAAATCTTTCTGAAGAAGAAGCAAAGACTTTAATCTCACAAACGCTTTTAGGTGCATCTCTTATGCTTAAACAAACAACAGATTCTCCAATAGAGCTTAGAAGAAAAGTCACCAGTCCTGGCGGCACGACTGAGGCAGGAATCGGTAAACTTGAGCAATATGGAGTTCAAGATGCCTTTTTAGCTTGTATCAAAAAAGCGGTGAAACGTTCAGAAGAATTAGGAAGAATGAACTGA
- a CDS encoding phosphatase PAP2 family protein: protein MIFKNSVIRTVMLTALCLGLFILFASVYEQSRVEVLDVWAMKNVSVIHQPALNDSFTFLTNIASRPYQYAIFIFFAVIWLIGERKWIEPFVLGICLFGIRFENQWFKEWFERDRPMYDRVIEITGYSFPSGHAMISIAFFGLLTYLLVQNYSLLYRYRKFMYVVTALFIGSVGFSRVYLGVHYPTDVLGGFAAGGTWLLICILLYKWLNHVIKRNVSYE from the coding sequence ATGATCTTTAAGAACAGCGTGATTAGAACAGTAATGTTAACTGCGCTTTGCCTCGGACTTTTTATTCTGTTTGCCTCTGTTTACGAACAATCAAGAGTAGAAGTTCTTGATGTGTGGGCAATGAAAAATGTGTCTGTCATCCATCAGCCTGCTCTAAATGATAGCTTTACTTTCCTGACAAACATCGCTTCACGACCGTATCAGTATGCGATCTTTATCTTCTTTGCTGTAATCTGGCTGATCGGTGAAAGAAAGTGGATAGAACCGTTCGTGTTAGGCATTTGTCTATTCGGTATTCGCTTTGAAAATCAATGGTTTAAAGAATGGTTTGAAAGAGACAGACCGATGTACGATCGTGTTATTGAAATTACAGGGTATAGCTTTCCAAGCGGGCATGCTATGATCTCCATCGCTTTTTTTGGTTTGCTTACCTATCTTCTTGTACAAAACTATTCTTTGTTGTACAGATATCGAAAGTTTATGTATGTCGTTACTGCCCTTTTTATTGGATCGGTCGGTTTTAGCAGAGTATATTTAGGAGTTCACTATCCTACAGATGTTCTAGGTGGGTTTGCGGCTGGAGGAACATGGCTTTTAATCTGCATTTTGCTGTATAAATGGCTGAACCATGTTATTAAGAGGAATGTTTCATATGAATAA
- a CDS encoding glycerophosphodiester phosphodiesterase yields the protein MTYIFAHRGSSKDCPENTMAAFKKAFKDGADGIELDVQLSKDGVPVIIHDEKLDRTTNRKGYVVDYTYDELAELDAGSWFSKSFSKESVPSLQLFLEWIAPLPMLLNIELKNNIIEYNGLEEKVLQLLHHYGMMDRTVISSFNHYSLVKIRKMNGYVQTAPLYSSGLFEPWEYVKAVCSQSAHPNYKSLHPYIMKGFKTNNIPVRPYTVNSQKWMKYFFEWDTEAIITDYPILARELLNSLQPHSKSRFLQK from the coding sequence TTGACCTATATATTTGCTCATAGAGGATCTAGTAAGGATTGTCCTGAAAATACGATGGCTGCATTCAAAAAAGCATTTAAAGATGGTGCTGATGGGATCGAACTTGATGTACAGCTATCTAAAGATGGTGTACCTGTCATCATTCATGATGAGAAGCTCGATCGTACGACGAACCGAAAAGGTTATGTTGTTGATTACACGTATGATGAACTAGCGGAACTAGATGCGGGCAGCTGGTTTTCAAAGTCGTTTAGCAAAGAATCCGTTCCTTCTCTTCAGCTATTCTTAGAATGGATAGCCCCGCTGCCTATGTTGCTTAATATCGAATTAAAAAACAATATCATCGAATATAACGGTCTTGAAGAAAAGGTACTTCAATTGTTGCATCACTATGGAATGATGGATCGTACTGTGATCTCCTCATTCAATCATTACAGTTTGGTCAAAATTAGAAAAATGAACGGTTACGTGCAGACTGCTCCCCTATACTCTTCTGGATTATTTGAACCGTGGGAGTATGTTAAAGCGGTTTGTTCACAAAGTGCGCACCCGAACTATAAATCTCTGCACCCTTACATTATGAAAGGTTTTAAAACAAATAATATTCCTGTTCGTCCATATACGGTAAACAGTCAAAAGTGGATGAAGTATTTTTTTGAGTGGGACACCGAAGCGATCATAACCGACTATCCGATTCTAGCAAGAGAACTGTTGAACAGCCTTCAACCACATTCAAAGAGCAGATTTCTTCAAAAATAG
- a CDS encoding DUF3889 domain-containing protein, translating into MKISIKLVCWIMASFLVCNSLPITVSAESSRIQEPAYAKWGRLAVFETGKRYPDYDIVDYLYVGRTTAQNEDIVERFKLWIKKGASEKGVIITITLTPNGVFKDISFQETAR; encoded by the coding sequence ATGAAGATTTCTATCAAGTTAGTCTGCTGGATCATGGCCAGTTTTCTAGTGTGTAACTCACTTCCGATTACAGTCTCAGCAGAAAGTTCAAGGATACAAGAACCTGCTTATGCAAAATGGGGAAGGCTCGCTGTTTTCGAAACAGGGAAACGCTACCCCGATTATGATATCGTGGATTATTTATATGTTGGAAGAACGACCGCTCAAAATGAAGATATTGTCGAAAGATTTAAGCTTTGGATCAAGAAAGGTGCTTCAGAAAAGGGAGTCATCATAACGATTACGTTAACTCCGAACGGTGTGTTTAAGGATATTTCATTTCAAGAGACAGCCCGTTAA